The proteins below come from a single Falco peregrinus isolate bFalPer1 chromosome Z, bFalPer1.pri, whole genome shotgun sequence genomic window:
- the ZBTB7C gene encoding zinc finger and BTB domain-containing protein 7C → MANGIEDLIGIPFPNHSSEVLCGLNEQRHDGLLCDVILIVQDQEYRTHRSVLAACSKYFKKLFTTGTLTDQPYVYEIDFVKPEALSAILEFAYTSTLTITTSNVKHILSAAKMLEIQCIINVCLEIMEPDREAEQEDDKEDEDDDEDEDEGEEEEEEEVENFVGQENLTDVQEVSCHQSPSKSDLTEEAYTEAPRDFPNHYPASNSSGHLGMIRDFSIESLLRENLYPKASIPERRPALSPFAPSFFPHLWNGDFSSFSQLEEPQVDNGPLDLVIKKRKIKEEEEKEDLPPPPFPNDFFKDMFTNTPAAPLGRIKAETDYSAYLNFLSATQFGGVFPPWPLKEERKIKPKASQQCPICNKVIMGAGKLPRHMRTHTGEKPYMCNICEVRFTRQDKLKIHMRKHTGERPFLCIHCNAKFVHNYDLKNHMRIHTGVRPYQCEFCYKSFTRSDHLHRHIKRQSCRIARPRRGRKPAAWRAASLLFAPGGPPVEKSFMMPPTLEEMSGHLGGAAMCLPGPSPKHFLSGAETPFSLQELESQFEETQMELFRRAQLDMERNAGIFAFALGHNENLAAQPFFPLPDPWSTGFSGLAGLGHVAPISETSN, encoded by the exons ATGGCCAATGGCATTGAAGATCTTATCGGGATCCCATTCCCGAACCACAGCAGTGAAGTCTTATGTGGTTTAAATGAGCAGCGGCATGATGGTCTCCTCTGCGATGTCATCCTCATTGTACAGGACCAGGAGTACCGGACCCATCGGTCTGtccttgctgcctgcagcaagtACTTCAAAAAACTCTTCACTACTGGCACTTTAACAGACCAGCCCTATGTTTACGAGATTGACTTTGTCAAGCCTGAAGCACTTTCTGCCATCCTGGAGTTTGCCTACACCTCAACCCTCACCATCACCACCTCAAATGTCAAGCACATCCTCAGCGCTGCCAAGATGCTGGAGATACAGTGCATTATCAACGTATGCCTTGAAATCATGGAGCCCGACAGAGAGGCGGAGCAGGAAGATGACAAAGaggatgaagatgatgatgaagatgaagatgaaggggaagaagaggaggaggaagaagtggaaAATTTTGTCGGTCAGGAGAACCTAACCGATGTCCAAGAAGTAAGCTGTCACCAAAGCCCTTCGAAGTCTGATCTTACCGAAGAAGCATATACGGAAGCACCTAGAGATTTTCCAAATCACTACCCAGCCAGTAACTCCTCTGGACACTTGGGCATGATACGGGACTTCTCCATCGAGTCCTTGCTGAGGGAAAACTTGTACCCTAAGGCGAGCATCCCAGAAAGGAGGCCAGCTCTCTCTCCTTTCGCCCCTAGCTTCTTCCCTCATCTATGGAATGGCGATTTTAGCTCCTTCTCCCAGCTCGAGGAGCCACAAGTAGACAACGGCCCCTTGGATCTGGTGATCAAAAAGAGGAAGAtcaaggaagaggaggagaaggaagaccTGCCTCCGCCTCCTTTCCCTAATGACTTCTTCAAGGACATGTTTACCAacaccccagcagctcccttaGGGCGTATTAAGGCAGAGACTGACTATAGCGCTTATCTCAATTTCCTAAGCGCTACCCAGTTTGGAGGAGTTTTTCCCCCATGGCCCctgaaggaggagaggaagataAAACCCAAGGCGTCCCAGCAATGTCCCATCTGTAACAAAGTCATCATGGGAGCCGGCAAGCTGCCCAGGCACATGAGGACCCACACGGGAGAGAAGCCGTATATGTGCAATATCTGTGAAGTTCGCTTTACCAG gcagGACAAGCTCAAAATCCACATGCGGAAGCACACGGGAGAGCGGCCGTTCCTGTGCATCCACTGCAACGCCAAATTTGTGCACAACTATGACCTGAAGAACCACATGCGCATCCACACAGGCGTGCGGCCCTACCAGTGCGAGTTCTGCTACAAAAGCTTCACCCGCTCTGACCACCTCCACCGCCACATCAAACGCCAGAGCTGCCGGATCGCACGGCCCCGGCGAGGACGCAAGCCAGCAGCATGGAGGGCGGCCAGTTTGCTCTTTGCTCCTGGTGGGCCACCAGTGGAGAAGAGCTTCATGATGCCACCGACGCTGGAGGAGATGAGTGGCCACCTTGGCGGTGCGGCCATGTGCCTTCCCGGCCCCAGCCCCAAGCACTTTCTGAGCGGGGCCGAGACCCCCTtcagcctgcaggagctggagagcCAGTTTGAAGAAACCCAGATGGAACTCTTCAGGCGAGCCCAGCTAGACATGGAGAGGAACGCGGGCATCTTTGCCTTCGCCCTGGGCCATAACGAAAACCTCGCTGCCCAacccttcttccccctccccgaTCCTTGGAGCACAGGCTTCAGCGGCTTGGCAGGGCTCGGCCACGTGGCTCCCATCTCTGAGACGAGCAACTAA